The following coding sequences are from one Desulfuromonas sp. TF window:
- the glmS gene encoding glutamine--fructose-6-phosphate transaminase (isomerizing) translates to MCGIVGFIGSNEATPIILDGLRRLEYRGYDSAGIATLNHGKVEIRRAAGKLVNLEMMLQERPLGGSCGIGHTRWATHGRPSEINAHPHCAGGIVVVHNGIIENYRFLKGMLTGKGHHFRSETDTEVIAHLIEHHFKETGSFEAAVRLALSELRGAYAVVVLCEKEPGHLIAAKSGSPLVVGHRGGEFYVASDIPAMLSRTREMIFLDDGEFVLFGNRDMKVSMLDGRKVRKESKTITWNPLLAEKGGYRHFMLKEIHEQPRAIADTLAGRIQEKGEVQLEELHLTDVELRRIEKLFIVACGTSWHAALIGKFFIEKLARVPVDVDIASEFRYRDPIVTGNTLTLLISQSGETADTLAALREAKGKKGKTVAVCNVVESSIARESDGVIYTHAGPEIGVASTKAFTTQIVALYMFAIRLGLARGTISSGQCRGMIHDLQALPEKVEKTLMQDGAIEEAARAYMGAKDFLFLGRGNQYPIALEGALKLKEISYIHAEGYPAGEMKHGPIALIDEQMPVVILAPRNETFEKVASNMEEVRARGGRVIAVTDHAGEELTGKADLILNLPAVPDDLMPVITAVPMQLLAYHVAALLGKDVDQPRNLAKSVTVE, encoded by the coding sequence ATGTGCGGTATCGTCGGTTTTATCGGGTCGAATGAGGCAACTCCCATCATTCTCGACGGCCTGCGGCGGCTGGAATACCGCGGCTACGATTCGGCGGGCATTGCCACACTGAACCACGGCAAGGTGGAGATCCGTCGGGCTGCCGGAAAGCTGGTCAATCTGGAGATGATGCTGCAGGAGCGGCCGTTAGGTGGGAGCTGCGGCATCGGCCACACACGTTGGGCCACCCACGGCCGCCCATCGGAGATCAACGCTCATCCTCACTGCGCCGGTGGCATTGTGGTGGTGCACAACGGCATCATAGAGAACTACCGGTTTCTGAAGGGGATGCTGACGGGAAAAGGGCATCACTTCCGCTCTGAGACCGATACCGAAGTCATCGCCCACCTGATCGAGCATCACTTCAAGGAGACCGGCAGCTTCGAAGCCGCCGTCCGTCTGGCTCTTTCCGAGCTGCGCGGCGCCTATGCCGTGGTCGTTCTCTGTGAAAAAGAACCGGGGCACCTGATCGCCGCCAAATCAGGCTCCCCCCTGGTGGTGGGCCATAGGGGAGGGGAGTTTTACGTTGCCTCCGACATCCCCGCCATGCTCTCCCGCACTCGCGAGATGATCTTCCTCGATGACGGCGAATTCGTCCTCTTCGGCAATAGGGATATGAAGGTGTCCATGCTGGATGGACGAAAGGTGCGGAAGGAGTCGAAGACGATCACCTGGAATCCCCTGCTGGCCGAGAAGGGGGGGTACCGGCATTTCATGCTCAAGGAAATCCATGAGCAGCCCCGGGCCATCGCAGATACCCTTGCCGGACGGATCCAAGAGAAAGGGGAGGTCCAACTGGAGGAGCTCCATCTGACCGACGTGGAGCTGCGCCGGATCGAGAAGCTGTTCATCGTCGCCTGCGGCACCTCATGGCATGCCGCCCTGATCGGCAAGTTCTTTATCGAAAAGCTGGCCCGGGTGCCGGTGGATGTCGACATCGCCAGCGAGTTTCGCTACCGCGATCCGATCGTCACCGGGAACACACTTACCCTTCTCATCAGCCAGAGCGGCGAGACTGCCGACACCCTGGCGGCGTTGCGCGAGGCCAAAGGGAAGAAAGGGAAGACAGTCGCCGTCTGCAATGTCGTCGAGTCCTCCATCGCACGGGAGAGCGACGGGGTTATCTATACCCATGCCGGGCCGGAGATCGGCGTTGCCTCAACCAAGGCCTTCACCACCCAAATCGTGGCCCTTTACATGTTTGCCATTCGGCTGGGTCTGGCGAGGGGGACGATCAGCTCTGGGCAGTGCCGGGGAATGATTCATGATTTGCAGGCTCTGCCTGAGAAGGTGGAAAAAACGCTGATGCAGGATGGGGCGATCGAGGAGGCGGCCCGCGCCTACATGGGGGCGAAGGATTTCCTCTTCCTGGGCCGCGGCAACCAGTATCCGATCGCCTTGGAGGGCGCACTCAAGCTCAAGGAGATTTCCTACATCCATGCCGAAGGCTATCCGGCCGGAGAGATGAAGCACGGCCCCATCGCCCTGATCGATGAGCAGATGCCGGTGGTGATCCTGGCCCCGCGCAACGAGACATTCGAAAAGGTGGCTTCCAACATGGAGGAGGTACGTGCCCGGGGCGGCAGGGTGATTGCCGTCACCGACCACGCCGGCGAGGAGCTTACGGGAAAAGCCGATCTGATCCTGAATCTTCCGGCGGTTCCCGACGATCTGATGCCCGTCATCACCGCCGTCCCGATGCAGCTTCTTGCCTATCATGTCGCTGCTCTGCTGGGCAAGGACGTGGATCAGCCGAGGAATCTGGCGAAGAGTGTGACGGTGGAATAG
- a CDS encoding fibronectin type III domain-containing protein — MTRKLLVLLSIIAIFSTGQALARDITLAWDENPETDIEGYRVYYKAGSSSLPLDGIAAAEGASPIDVQDNVTTTLTGLPDGQIYYFAVTAYNTAGQESPLSEMVVSDWVPGLYYPVPNEVVTPAEVTFSWESAPIGEDMTYTLYYSTDPALEPGGNMASTPFQTPATLAGGAFMGLIGFARAPRRRGKAILVIALLLAPVLIFGCGGGGGGDGDGSDPALVGGISDDGAGPTIDGGRSTLETVAGLRDTYYTAFDLEPATKYYWKVVGMDAQGKTYESVSGSFMTEN, encoded by the coding sequence ATGACCAGGAAATTACTTGTTTTGCTCTCAATTATCGCCATTTTCTCGACCGGCCAGGCACTGGCCAGGGATATCACCCTGGCGTGGGATGAAAATCCGGAGACTGATATTGAAGGTTATAGAGTCTACTACAAGGCTGGATCTTCTTCCCTTCCACTGGACGGTATCGCCGCCGCCGAAGGTGCCTCGCCCATAGACGTTCAGGACAACGTGACCACCACCCTGACCGGTCTACCCGACGGTCAGATCTACTATTTCGCCGTCACAGCTTACAATACGGCTGGACAGGAGAGTCCGCTTTCGGAAATGGTCGTCAGCGACTGGGTTCCCGGACTGTACTATCCGGTGCCCAATGAAGTCGTGACGCCGGCCGAGGTGACCTTCAGCTGGGAAAGCGCTCCCATCGGCGAGGACATGACTTACACCCTGTATTACAGTACCGATCCTGCCCTGGAACCCGGCGGCAATATGGCTTCCACCCCCTTCCAGACTCCGGCGACGCTGGCCGGCGGGGCCTTCATGGGCCTCATCGGCTTCGCCCGGGCACCGCGTCGACGGGGGAAAGCAATCCTGGTGATTGCCCTGCTGCTTGCCCCCGTGCTCATTTTCGGTTGCGGTGGTGGTGGCGGTGGTGACGGTGACGGCAGTGATCCGGCCCTCGTTGGAGGCATCAGCGACGACGGAGCCGGTCCCACCATCGACGGCGGCCGTTCCACCCTGGAGACAGTGGCCGGCCTGAGGGATACCTATTACACCGCCTTCGATCTGGAGCCAGCCACTAAATACTATTGGAAGGTCGTTGGCATGGACGCTCAGGGCAAAACCTATGAGAGCGTGAGCGGGAGTTTCATGACGGAAAATTGA
- a CDS encoding PEP-CTERM sorting domain-containing protein, whose translation MKKFLVVGFVTCMLFWVGTAWATPITGDPVGSVNFNFPSTNADNYNNGIAPQFPYVLFDSNDTDSVTLNFFNTTGFSTVDFDIRIDSAGGPTEPDVVPGVNSSLLQTFSAISFIDVRFSTGPERDWRFDWTRFYVASVPVPEPGTLLLLGSGLAGLGVVTWRRRRNG comes from the coding sequence ATGAAAAAGTTCCTGGTCGTGGGATTTGTTACCTGCATGCTGTTCTGGGTAGGTACCGCATGGGCTACGCCGATCACCGGAGACCCAGTGGGATCAGTTAATTTTAACTTCCCTAGTACAAACGCAGATAACTACAACAATGGAATAGCGCCCCAATTCCCGTACGTCCTTTTTGATTCAAATGATACGGACTCCGTTACGCTTAATTTTTTCAACACCACTGGTTTTTCAACGGTGGATTTTGATATTCGTATCGACAGCGCGGGCGGCCCGACCGAGCCTGACGTTGTCCCTGGCGTGAATTCCTCTTTACTACAGACGTTCTCCGCAATCAGTTTTATAGATGTTCGCTTTAGTACCGGTCCCGAAAGAGACTGGCGTTTTGACTGGACTCGCTTCTATGTGGCATCCGTCCCCGTCCCCGAACCCGGCACCCTGCTCCTTCTCGGAAGCGGCCTGGCCGGCCTTGGGGTAGTGACCTGGAGACGCCGGAGGAACGGGTAA
- the prsR gene encoding PEP-CTERM-box response regulator transcription factor, translating into MKNLLIIDDNAEIRKQLKWGLGRDYSILLAGDVTEALSLFKKHRPQVLTLDLGLPPDEEGVTEGFRCLENFLGLAPQTKVIVLTGRGEREHALKALQMGAYDFYAKPVELAELKVMLQRAFHLADLEEANRQLQKDLRGESPGFQGIFGQSPEMLEVFATIRKVATSDVPVLILGESGTGKEMVARALHRESLRRDGPFIPINCGAIPENLLETELFGHEKGAFTGAQARVQGKVEYADKGTLFLDEIGELPTMLQVKLLRFLQDHVIQRVGGRENIRVDTRIVAATNADIGKILESGAFREDLYYRIGVITVSLPPLRRRGDDIMLLATLFKHRYGEAFRKRVRGFSAAALDALRSFDWPGNVRELENRVKRAVIMAEGPILEAEDLGLAAVAGRLSTKATNAAGLTLREAREQLERELLAAALERQEGNIVKAAGDLGVSRPTLYDLLKKHKLYQPTE; encoded by the coding sequence ATGAAAAACCTCCTGATCATCGATGACAATGCCGAAATCCGCAAACAGCTCAAGTGGGGCCTCGGTCGGGATTATTCCATCCTGCTCGCCGGGGATGTAACCGAGGCGCTGAGCCTGTTCAAAAAGCATCGACCGCAGGTGTTAACCCTGGACCTGGGCCTGCCCCCGGATGAGGAGGGGGTGACGGAGGGGTTTCGTTGCCTGGAGAATTTTCTGGGCCTGGCACCGCAGACCAAGGTCATCGTACTCACCGGCAGGGGGGAACGGGAGCATGCACTCAAGGCGTTGCAGATGGGGGCCTATGACTTCTATGCCAAACCTGTCGAGCTTGCCGAGCTGAAGGTGATGCTCCAGCGTGCCTTCCACCTGGCGGACCTGGAGGAGGCTAATCGGCAGCTGCAGAAGGATCTGAGAGGCGAGAGCCCTGGCTTTCAGGGGATTTTCGGGCAGAGCCCGGAAATGCTGGAGGTCTTCGCCACCATCCGCAAGGTGGCGACCAGCGACGTGCCGGTTCTGATCCTGGGAGAGAGCGGAACCGGCAAGGAGATGGTAGCCAGGGCTCTCCACCGCGAAAGTCTGCGGCGGGACGGTCCCTTCATCCCGATCAACTGCGGCGCCATTCCGGAAAACCTTCTGGAAACGGAACTTTTCGGCCATGAGAAGGGGGCGTTCACGGGCGCCCAGGCACGGGTGCAGGGGAAGGTCGAGTACGCCGACAAAGGGACCCTTTTTCTCGACGAGATCGGTGAGCTGCCGACCATGCTGCAGGTCAAGCTCCTTCGTTTTCTCCAGGATCATGTCATTCAACGGGTCGGCGGCAGGGAGAACATCCGTGTCGATACCCGGATCGTCGCCGCCACCAACGCTGATATTGGCAAGATCCTCGAAAGCGGCGCCTTCAGGGAGGATCTTTATTACCGGATCGGAGTGATCACCGTCAGCCTCCCCCCTCTGCGCCGTCGGGGCGACGACATCATGCTGCTGGCCACCCTCTTCAAGCATCGCTATGGGGAGGCGTTTCGAAAACGGGTGCGAGGCTTCAGTGCCGCGGCCCTGGATGCCCTGCGGAGCTTCGACTGGCCGGGGAATGTGCGGGAGCTGGAAAACAGGGTCAAGCGGGCGGTCATCATGGCCGAGGGGCCGATCCTCGAGGCGGAAGATTTGGGATTGGCGGCGGTCGCAGGAAGGCTTTCGACCAAGGCAACAAATGCCGCCGGTTTGACTCTGCGGGAGGCTCGGGAGCAACTGGAGCGGGAACTTCTGGCGGCGGCCCTGGAACGACAGGAGGGGAACATCGTCAAGGCCGCCGGAGACCTCGGCGTCAGCCGCCCGACCCTGTACGACCTGTTGAAAAAGCACAAGCTGTATCAGCCGACGGAGTAG
- a CDS encoding C-type lectin domain-containing protein — MRKSILRLFLASLFLVGSSGVASAILIHTATDFSTGITYEFYYEANGISWGDAYSAAMDLGCMLAVVDSEAENEFVATALAGLSTDLYNSFGVGPWLGASAESSIAGFEWVDGSAFGPYTNWYGGEPNFGEGGVAQGLVYYNGGTHSGSMWADYGQNGGSHGQVVGYVVECAPVPEPSTFFLLGGGLVGLAFAVRRRKEV; from the coding sequence ATGAGAAAATCTATCTTGAGGCTATTTTTGGCATCACTATTCCTTGTCGGTTCAAGCGGTGTTGCATCCGCAATCTTGATTCACACAGCAACAGATTTTTCGACAGGAATCACCTATGAATTCTATTACGAGGCAAATGGCATTAGTTGGGGCGATGCTTATTCAGCGGCCATGGATCTGGGTTGCATGCTGGCTGTCGTGGATTCAGAAGCAGAGAATGAGTTTGTCGCAACCGCGCTTGCCGGACTGTCGACGGACTTATACAATTCTTTTGGGGTCGGTCCTTGGCTGGGTGCTTCTGCCGAGTCGAGTATAGCAGGTTTTGAATGGGTAGACGGATCGGCATTTGGGCCATACACAAATTGGTATGGAGGCGAACCCAACTTCGGTGAAGGCGGCGTGGCTCAAGGCCTTGTTTATTATAACGGTGGTACTCACTCTGGGTCCATGTGGGCTGATTATGGCCAAAATGGTGGTTCCCACGGCCAAGTGGTGGGATATGTCGTCGAATGCGCCCCCGTCCCCGAACCCTCCACCTTCTTCCTCCTCGGTGGTGGTCTGGTGGGCCTGGCCTTTGCAGTTCGCCGGAGAAAGGAAGTATAA
- a CDS encoding CBS domain-containing protein, translating to MKTVRQLIEAKGRDVWSVSPDQTVFSALELMADKDVGAVMVIEGQQVVGIMSERDYARKVVLKGVSSKEAKVSEIMSRKVVFVRPEQSVEECLALMTQKHCRHLPVMSGKDLEGLVSIGDAVKAIIAEKEFMIGQLENYILAG from the coding sequence ATGAAGACAGTGCGACAGCTGATTGAAGCGAAAGGGCGGGATGTCTGGTCCGTCAGCCCGGATCAGACGGTGTTCTCTGCCCTGGAGTTGATGGCGGACAAGGACGTCGGGGCGGTGATGGTGATCGAGGGGCAACAGGTCGTCGGCATCATGTCCGAGCGGGATTACGCCCGCAAGGTAGTCCTGAAAGGGGTCTCCTCCAAAGAGGCAAAGGTTTCCGAGATCATGAGCAGAAAGGTCGTTTTTGTCCGACCCGAGCAGAGTGTCGAGGAGTGCCTGGCTCTCATGACCCAGAAGCACTGCCGGCACTTGCCCGTCATGAGCGGCAAAGACCTTGAAGGCCTGGTCTCCATCGGCGATGCGGTCAAGGCGATCATTGCCGAAAAGGAGTTCATGATCGGTCAACTTGAGAACTATATCCTTGCCGGATGA
- a CDS encoding exosortase C-terminal domain/associated protein EpsI, whose product MTQRYRFFVVYALLIVAALYLHNHEESAVPTSRPLNEIPMQQGAWVMTGETRFSEQVLAVLNPSDYLYRVYHDAEGRQVAFYLGYHNGGKETGSIHSPKHCLPGGGWFELSEKKMALPVGEKAVRLVCSVYQNGDAKEMFLYWFQVKGKTLNDEYSLKLAEVTNSILHGRRDSAFVRISIPFEEDDEAAFEAGRRFIEEFYPEIRSVLPM is encoded by the coding sequence ATGACCCAGCGCTATCGCTTCTTTGTCGTCTATGCCCTGCTGATCGTCGCTGCCCTGTACCTCCATAACCATGAGGAATCAGCCGTTCCCACCAGCCGTCCCTTGAACGAGATCCCCATGCAGCAGGGAGCATGGGTAATGACCGGCGAAACCCGCTTCAGCGAACAGGTGCTGGCAGTCCTCAACCCGAGCGACTACCTCTACCGTGTCTATCACGACGCGGAAGGCCGGCAGGTTGCCTTCTATCTCGGCTACCACAACGGTGGAAAGGAAACCGGATCGATCCATTCCCCCAAGCATTGTCTCCCCGGCGGAGGCTGGTTCGAACTGAGTGAGAAGAAAATGGCACTGCCGGTTGGCGAGAAGGCTGTCCGTCTGGTCTGTTCGGTCTACCAGAACGGGGATGCCAAGGAGATGTTTCTCTACTGGTTTCAGGTCAAGGGTAAGACACTCAATGACGAGTACAGCCTTAAGCTGGCGGAGGTCACCAATTCCATTCTCCACGGTCGCCGCGATTCGGCCTTCGTTCGCATCTCCATTCCCTTCGAGGAGGACGATGAGGCGGCATTCGAAGCCGGGCGGCGGTTCATTGAGGAGTTCTATCCTGAGATCCGTTCTGTTTTGCCAATGTAG
- a CDS encoding VanZ family protein, translated as MSIKWAVGILITLMYLAVGFYPFNWVYRAHTFNNEKAVLTAAGYNFSGPGIACADTSPEWVQKTIDGTPLEIDLEIKAAHLRQFGPARIFTLSKDPYFRNLTIAQEDEDLIVRMRNPETGLNGIPPYVVKGVFSSSSWHRIKVSITTSALRIHVDESTPLYVPLPEKPFSQWDLTYNLALGNELTFDRPWLGSIRRATVRSGKESIEYTLPGMLNVPDRYEVPRKPRPLLQTLLGGSGTGDILDYMINFFGFIPYGLMIIFLNSGRSWVFATILCLVLSLTIETGQLLVVTDRVPSLVDLTLNTLGGMSGAWMGEISLSRCSPRFKVK; from the coding sequence ATGTCGATTAAATGGGCTGTTGGCATACTGATAACCCTGATGTATCTGGCCGTCGGCTTTTACCCTTTCAACTGGGTTTATAGAGCACACACTTTTAACAATGAAAAAGCTGTACTTACCGCAGCGGGCTACAATTTCAGCGGACCCGGTATCGCCTGCGCGGACACCTCCCCTGAGTGGGTACAAAAAACCATAGATGGCACTCCTCTGGAAATCGATTTGGAAATTAAAGCGGCGCACCTGCGGCAATTCGGCCCTGCACGCATTTTTACTCTTTCTAAGGACCCATACTTTAGAAACCTGACCATCGCTCAGGAAGACGAGGATCTCATTGTCAGGATGCGGAATCCGGAGACCGGACTGAACGGAATCCCTCCATACGTGGTGAAAGGCGTATTCTCTTCCTCGTCCTGGCATCGCATTAAGGTTTCGATTACGACGAGCGCTCTGCGCATTCATGTAGATGAATCAACGCCGCTTTATGTACCCCTGCCGGAGAAACCCTTTTCCCAGTGGGACCTGACTTATAATCTCGCCTTGGGAAATGAACTGACATTCGACAGGCCCTGGCTGGGAAGTATCCGGCGGGCTACCGTTCGCTCGGGAAAAGAGTCCATTGAATATACTTTACCGGGCATGCTGAACGTTCCGGACAGATACGAAGTCCCGCGAAAGCCGCGCCCCTTACTTCAAACTTTGCTGGGTGGATCCGGCACCGGCGACATCCTTGATTACATGATAAATTTTTTCGGGTTTATCCCTTACGGCCTTATGATCATTTTTTTGAATTCAGGGCGCTCATGGGTGTTTGCGACGATCCTTTGCTTGGTATTGAGCCTGACGATCGAGACCGGTCAGCTGCTCGTCGTTACCGACAGGGTCCCGTCATTGGTGGACCTGACGCTCAACACGCTCGGCGGGATGTCCGGCGCATGGATGGGAGAGATAAGCCTCTCCCGCTGTTCCCCTCGTTTCAAGGTAAAATAA
- the prsK gene encoding XrtA/PEP-CTERM system histidine kinase PrsK, protein MLPQTVLPLIAVFLAALYSLFLLLKAEKQSGGVYALAAGLLLFAALELFDLLSVLRPEELWTWRRGALWAESFLPVAWGLFSFIFCREIRFRDILLSSKLFLFLSLVFPLVILLVPLDRFYYSPDFAEERLIFLGRAGYFFYFGLLIFLIYALMQLERTLRVLGRQERWQAKFEFVGAGVLLGVSIVYFSQGLLYSSLDLALLPARSIALVLGVALMAFSRLRRGVPTRLAVSRQAAYRSTVLLAVGLYLFALGLAGEGMRYLGPHSQRYFVVLLGLVGAVALLALVLSDTLRRRTRVFVHKHFFKEKYDYRAHWLEFTSRLSNCSDLNEVAVVVLAFFSETFSVRGSALYLRNGEGGDFRPFAVHELALPVQTIPGRGTLAAFLGERRWVFSHREGPTEIVEENRTLMEKQGIHFVVPLFFDERLEGMVLLGEPINPAEVFFYEDYDLMKVLARQAAATLMNQKLAEQLAAGRELAAVGKVSAFVMHDLKNSVSNLALVVENARNYMEDPDFQADMLETLDNSVRRMKGLIERLRNFEKKTCLELASCDLSALVAETALEIPKKCITWEGAPTRCTIDRSEIAKVVQNLLLNALDATAGNGPVRLEVGCDGMAFIRCLDQGCGMSAEFIRERLFKPFATTKQKGFGIGLYQCRQIVEAHAGRIEVKSTQGEGTEFTVWLPLTNQLITNHQSPDFL, encoded by the coding sequence ATGCTACCGCAGACAGTCCTTCCCCTCATCGCCGTGTTCTTAGCAGCTCTCTACAGCCTTTTCCTTCTACTAAAGGCCGAGAAGCAGAGCGGCGGAGTCTATGCGCTGGCTGCAGGATTGTTGCTTTTTGCGGCTCTGGAGCTTTTCGACCTTCTGTCCGTGCTCCGGCCGGAGGAGCTCTGGACCTGGAGGCGGGGGGCACTTTGGGCCGAGTCCTTTCTCCCGGTGGCGTGGGGCCTTTTCTCCTTCATCTTCTGTCGGGAGATCAGGTTCCGGGATATCCTTCTTTCTTCTAAACTTTTTTTGTTCCTTTCGCTCGTCTTTCCATTGGTTATTCTGCTGGTCCCCCTCGATCGTTTCTACTACTCTCCCGATTTCGCCGAGGAGCGGCTTATCTTCCTTGGCCGTGCCGGATACTTCTTTTATTTCGGCCTTCTCATTTTTTTGATCTACGCTCTGATGCAACTGGAACGGACATTGAGAGTGCTGGGAAGGCAGGAGCGCTGGCAGGCGAAGTTTGAGTTTGTAGGCGCCGGCGTCCTTCTTGGGGTTTCCATCGTCTATTTCAGCCAGGGACTCCTTTACAGCTCCCTCGACCTGGCCCTGTTGCCGGCCCGCTCCATTGCGCTGGTGCTGGGAGTGGCTCTGATGGCATTTTCCCGTCTGCGGCGCGGTGTCCCCACGCGACTCGCCGTATCTCGTCAAGCGGCCTATCGCTCAACGGTCCTCCTGGCGGTGGGCCTCTATCTCTTCGCGCTGGGTCTGGCCGGGGAGGGGATGCGCTATCTCGGGCCGCACTCGCAAAGGTATTTTGTGGTTCTGCTGGGTCTGGTCGGAGCCGTGGCGCTCCTGGCGCTGGTTCTCTCCGACACTCTGCGGCGCAGGACCCGGGTCTTCGTTCACAAGCATTTTTTCAAGGAAAAGTACGACTACCGGGCGCACTGGCTGGAGTTCACAAGCCGTCTGTCCAACTGCTCGGATCTGAACGAGGTGGCCGTCGTGGTGCTGGCGTTTTTCTCCGAAACCTTTTCGGTACGGGGCAGCGCCCTTTATCTGCGCAACGGCGAGGGAGGGGATTTCAGGCCTTTTGCCGTCCATGAACTTGCCTTGCCTGTTCAGACCATCCCGGGCCGCGGAACCTTGGCTGCATTTCTGGGAGAGCGGCGCTGGGTGTTCAGTCACCGAGAGGGGCCCACGGAGATCGTCGAGGAAAACCGGACGCTGATGGAAAAGCAGGGGATCCATTTCGTGGTGCCGTTGTTCTTTGACGAACGCCTGGAGGGGATGGTGCTGCTGGGAGAACCCATCAATCCTGCGGAAGTATTCTTTTACGAGGATTATGACCTGATGAAGGTCCTCGCCCGCCAGGCCGCCGCCACCCTGATGAACCAGAAGCTCGCCGAGCAGCTTGCCGCCGGCCGGGAGCTGGCAGCCGTCGGCAAAGTGTCGGCATTTGTCATGCACGATCTGAAGAACTCGGTGTCGAATCTGGCCCTCGTGGTGGAAAACGCCCGCAACTACATGGAGGATCCCGATTTTCAGGCGGACATGCTGGAGACTCTCGACAACAGTGTCCGGCGCATGAAGGGCCTGATCGAGCGTTTGCGGAATTTCGAAAAAAAAACCTGCTTGGAGCTTGCAAGTTGCGACCTTTCAGCCCTGGTGGCGGAGACCGCCCTTGAGATACCGAAAAAATGCATCACATGGGAGGGAGCCCCGACACGCTGCACGATCGACCGATCCGAAATCGCCAAGGTTGTGCAGAACCTGTTGCTCAACGCCCTCGATGCGACCGCCGGCAACGGCCCGGTGCGGCTGGAGGTCGGCTGCGACGGAATGGCGTTTATCCGTTGCCTCGACCAGGGATGCGGGATGTCCGCGGAATTTATTCGCGAGCGGTTGTTCAAACCATTTGCGACAACCAAGCAGAAGGGCTTCGGCATCGGACTCTACCAGTGCAGGCAGATTGTCGAGGCCCACGCCGGCCGGATCGAGGTGAAAAGCACGCAGGGAGAGGGGACGGAGTTTACCGTTTGGCTGCCCTTGACCAATCAACTAATCACGAATCACCAATCACCGGATTTTCTATGA
- the msrB gene encoding peptide-methionine (R)-S-oxide reductase MsrB, with protein MKTLFTGFVVLALILAGCQQSRGMDEERNQKAGEMSGATRTAVFAGGCFWCTESDFEKVPGVIEAVSGYTGGHTENPTYEQTSAGGTGHIEAVKVTYDPERVTYGQLLTWFWRHVDPTDAGGQFVDRGDQYRGAIFYADEEQRRLAESSKEKLAASGRFEKPIATDILPLGEFYVAEEYHQDYYKKNPIRYKFYRFNSGRDQFLEKVWGKQSPEAIPEADGKMKSMAEAGGMSAADSGMEKGNKGMEKEKEYVIPDDAELRRRLTPLQYKVTREDGTEPAFQNDYWDNKEEGIYVDIISGEPLFSSTDKYKSGTGWPSFTRPLVPENIVEKEDRSWFSVRTEVRSRHADSHLGHVFEDGPPPTGLRYCMNSAALRFVPRAKLEKEGYGQFLKLFE; from the coding sequence ATGAAAACCCTGTTCACGGGATTCGTTGTTCTGGCGCTGATACTTGCCGGCTGTCAACAGAGCCGGGGAATGGATGAAGAAAGGAATCAGAAAGCGGGAGAGATGTCCGGGGCTACACGGACGGCGGTCTTTGCCGGCGGATGTTTCTGGTGTACCGAGTCCGATTTCGAAAAGGTGCCCGGGGTGATTGAAGCCGTTTCGGGCTACACCGGCGGGCATACGGAGAATCCGACCTATGAGCAGACCTCGGCCGGCGGAACCGGCCATATCGAAGCGGTCAAGGTGACGTACGATCCGGAGCGGGTCACTTACGGCCAGCTGTTGACCTGGTTCTGGCGTCACGTGGATCCCACCGATGCCGGCGGCCAGTTCGTCGACCGGGGCGACCAGTACCGCGGCGCCATTTTCTACGCCGACGAAGAGCAGCGCAGGCTGGCGGAGAGCTCGAAAGAGAAACTGGCCGCCTCGGGCCGCTTCGAGAAGCCTATCGCCACGGACATCCTGCCCCTCGGTGAATTCTACGTGGCGGAGGAGTACCACCAGGATTACTATAAGAAGAATCCCATCCGCTATAAGTTTTACCGCTTCAATTCAGGACGCGATCAGTTCCTGGAAAAAGTCTGGGGAAAACAGTCGCCCGAAGCGATTCCGGAGGCCGATGGGAAGATGAAGTCCATGGCGGAAGCGGGCGGGATGAGCGCGGCCGATTCCGGGATGGAGAAGGGAAATAAGGGTATGGAGAAGGAAAAGGAGTATGTCATTCCTGACGATGCGGAGCTGCGCCGTCGCCTTACGCCGCTGCAGTACAAGGTCACGCGCGAGGACGGTACCGAGCCGGCCTTTCAGAATGACTACTGGGACAACAAGGAAGAGGGGATCTACGTCGACATCATCTCCGGAGAGCCGCTTTTCAGCTCGACGGACAAGTATAAGTCCGGAACGGGGTGGCCGAGCTTCACCCGGCCTCTGGTCCCGGAGAACATCGTGGAGAAGGAGGACAGGAGCTGGTTTTCGGTGCGCACCGAGGTGCGGAGCCGCCACGCCGACTCCCACCTGGGACACGTCTTCGAGGACGGCCCCCCGCCCACCGGCCTGCGGTACTGCATGAACTCGGCGGCACTTCGGTTCGTTCCCAGGGCGAAGCTGGAGAAGGAGGGGTACGGTCAGTTTCTGAAGCTCTTCGAATAA